One genomic region from Blastococcus sp. Marseille-P5729 encodes:
- the gatC gene encoding Asp-tRNA(Asn)/Glu-tRNA(Gln) amidotransferase subunit GatC, whose amino-acid sequence MAEEKISREDVAHLAHLARLEVTDDEIDVFAAQLESILESFAAIGEVAADDVPPMSHNVPMTNVTRPDVVGESLDRDEVLAQAPAAEQDRFRVPRILDEE is encoded by the coding sequence ATGGCCGAGGAGAAGATCTCGCGCGAGGACGTCGCGCACCTGGCGCACCTGGCGCGGCTCGAGGTGACCGACGACGAGATCGACGTCTTCGCCGCGCAGCTCGAGAGCATCCTCGAGAGCTTCGCCGCGATCGGTGAGGTCGCAGCCGACGACGTCCCCCCGATGTCGCACAACGTGCCGATGACGAACGTGACCCGCCCGGACGTCGTGGGGGAGTCCCTGGACCGCGACGAGGTCCTGGCCCAGGCGCCGGCCGCCGAGCAGGACCGCTTCCGCGTCCCCCGCATCCTGGACGAGGAGTAG
- a CDS encoding methionine synthase, with protein sequence MIIGSTGVGSLPGTSADEAMRLAFGEGLDIPYMAEIPDRGAGADMIGRTAARLVDMPVEIVPSAWRVARRPGVDMRRAADFWSRDLDALQVAADGYRGPLKVSMAGPWTLAATLELANGHRFLTDGGALRDLQASLGEGVAVLLDEVRRRIPGAEPVLQLDEPSLPAVLAGSIPTASGFGRLPAIGSHEVGLGLQRVIDAAGVPVIVHSCAPRVPFGLLRQAGAASAMIDAALLTEREYDDLGTAVDEGLAVFAGVVPSARAVRRHDIDEGAARVRQIASAVGIASAELGARVGVTTACGLAGRTFDEAVAATRAVLAVTRQLQNAPNVDE encoded by the coding sequence GGGCCTCGATATTCCATATATGGCAGAGATCCCCGATCGTGGCGCGGGGGCCGACATGATCGGCCGGACTGCGGCCCGGCTGGTCGACATGCCGGTCGAGATCGTACCGTCGGCCTGGCGCGTCGCCCGGCGTCCTGGAGTCGACATGCGTCGCGCAGCCGACTTCTGGTCCCGGGATCTCGACGCGCTGCAGGTCGCGGCCGACGGCTATCGGGGGCCGTTGAAGGTGTCGATGGCCGGGCCGTGGACCCTGGCCGCGACGCTCGAGCTAGCCAACGGTCACCGCTTCCTGACCGATGGGGGAGCGCTGCGCGACCTGCAGGCGTCCCTGGGTGAGGGGGTCGCCGTCCTGCTGGACGAGGTGCGGCGACGGATTCCTGGTGCCGAACCTGTACTGCAGCTCGACGAGCCGTCGTTGCCTGCGGTGCTCGCCGGATCGATCCCCACCGCGAGTGGGTTCGGCCGGCTGCCCGCCATCGGCTCCCACGAGGTTGGGCTCGGCCTGCAACGGGTGATCGACGCCGCAGGTGTGCCGGTCATCGTGCACTCCTGCGCGCCGCGCGTCCCCTTCGGTCTGCTGCGCCAGGCCGGCGCGGCGTCCGCCATGATCGACGCTGCACTGCTGACCGAGCGCGAGTACGACGACCTCGGTACGGCCGTGGACGAGGGGCTCGCCGTGTTCGCGGGAGTCGTTCCCTCGGCCCGCGCCGTACGCCGTCACGACATCGACGAGGGGGCCGCCCGCGTCCGCCAGATCGCCTCTGCAGTGGGAATCGCGAGCGCTGAGCTGGGTGCCCGCGTGGGGGTTACGACCGCGTGCGGTCTCGCGGGGCGGACCTTCGACGAAGCGGTGGCGGCGACCCGGGCGGTCCTCGCGGTTACCCGCCAGCTGCAGAACGCCCCCAACGTCGACGAGTAA
- a CDS encoding 1,4-dihydroxy-2-naphthoate polyprenyltransferase, translated as MPLLSVGVVRGAAARPATARFYGSAKMEVVPAAIPSSSIHPPSGLALWWEGARPRTLPASVVPVAVGTAVATRYVADPWYEHISWWRVVLAMLVSLLLQIGVNYANDYSDGVRGTDADRVGPLRLTGSGLVPPRRVKVAAFVSFGLAAAAGLALAATTSWWLLLVGAAAILAAWFYTGGSNPYGYLGLGDLSVFVFFGLVAVTGTAYVAGDSPKVTWLAVLASVPPGLLSVALLIVNNLRDLPKDAVAGKRTTAVRMGDQRTRIAYTTCVAGAFAVALLVVGWPWLILPLLAGLLAVRPVRLVLSGATGRDLIPVLAASGKLQLICGLVIVIGLVGAEVL; from the coding sequence ATGCCTCTGCTTTCGGTCGGCGTCGTACGGGGTGCGGCCGCCAGGCCGGCGACCGCTCGATTCTACGGGTCGGCCAAGATGGAGGTCGTGCCTGCAGCGATTCCGTCATCGTCCATCCACCCGCCGAGCGGCCTCGCGCTCTGGTGGGAGGGTGCCCGGCCACGCACGCTTCCGGCCTCCGTGGTGCCCGTGGCGGTGGGCACGGCCGTCGCGACGCGCTACGTCGCCGATCCGTGGTACGAGCACATCTCGTGGTGGCGAGTCGTACTCGCGATGCTCGTGTCGCTACTGCTGCAGATCGGCGTGAACTACGCCAACGACTACTCCGACGGTGTCCGGGGCACGGACGCCGACCGGGTCGGACCGCTGCGGCTCACCGGCTCGGGTCTGGTCCCGCCGAGACGAGTGAAGGTAGCCGCGTTCGTCAGCTTCGGGCTTGCCGCCGCGGCGGGTCTCGCGCTCGCGGCGACGACCTCGTGGTGGCTGCTGCTGGTCGGTGCGGCAGCGATCCTGGCTGCCTGGTTCTACACCGGTGGGTCGAATCCGTACGGCTATCTAGGCCTCGGCGACCTGTCGGTGTTCGTCTTCTTCGGGCTGGTAGCCGTCACCGGCACGGCGTACGTCGCCGGCGACTCGCCGAAGGTGACCTGGCTGGCGGTCCTGGCGTCGGTGCCGCCGGGCTTGCTGTCGGTGGCGCTGCTGATCGTGAACAACCTGCGTGACCTGCCCAAAGACGCGGTGGCGGGCAAGCGCACGACGGCGGTCCGAATGGGCGACCAGCGCACCCGGATCGCGTACACGACGTGCGTGGCCGGCGCCTTCGCAGTCGCCCTGTTGGTCGTCGGCTGGCCGTGGCTCATCCTCCCGCTGCTGGCCGGTCTGCTCGCGGTGCGCCCGGTCCGGCTGGTGCTCAGCGGTGCGACGGGTCGCGATCTGATACCAGTTCTCGCCGCGTCCGGGAAGCTGCAACTAATCTGTGGACTTGTCATCGTCATAGGGCTCGTTGGCGCGGAGGTGCTGTAG
- a CDS encoding amino acid-binding protein, with amino-acid sequence MSYLLRVILPDRPGSLGLVATAIGTTGADIVSVDIVDKYDNLVVDDIVIDIGPGQLPDTVLSAAHSLEGVSVETIRPFDGALSTHRELQLLEAMSVDPQGAGQLMVDELPRIFRSGWAVLVNADGEVFARSASAPELDQVAPWQQPVRSKILDPVADRVPAEWTTLDTSLMAAPAGDTWAFVAGRPGGPDFRPSELSRLAHLVGISRSVWLRHVEGRDFD; translated from the coding sequence ATGTCCTACCTGCTGCGCGTCATCCTGCCCGATCGGCCCGGCTCGCTCGGGCTGGTCGCGACCGCGATCGGCACCACGGGCGCCGACATCGTGAGCGTCGACATCGTGGACAAGTACGACAACCTCGTCGTCGACGACATCGTCATCGACATCGGGCCCGGCCAGCTCCCGGACACCGTGCTGAGTGCCGCGCACAGTCTCGAAGGCGTGAGCGTCGAGACGATCCGGCCGTTCGACGGAGCGCTGTCGACGCACCGCGAGCTACAGCTGCTCGAGGCCATGTCGGTCGATCCCCAGGGAGCCGGGCAGCTCATGGTCGACGAGCTGCCGCGGATCTTCCGCTCGGGGTGGGCCGTGCTGGTCAACGCGGACGGCGAGGTGTTCGCGCGGAGCGCCAGCGCCCCGGAGCTGGATCAGGTGGCGCCGTGGCAGCAGCCGGTGCGCTCGAAGATCCTCGACCCCGTGGCCGATCGGGTGCCGGCCGAGTGGACCACGCTCGACACCTCGCTGATGGCGGCGCCGGCCGGCGACACGTGGGCGTTCGTCGCGGGTCGTCCCGGGGGTCCGGACTTCCGGCCGAGCGAGCTCTCGCGATTGGCTCACCTGGTCGGCATCAGCCGGTCGGTGTGGCTACGCCACGTCGAGGGCCGCGACTTCGACTAG
- the ligA gene encoding NAD-dependent DNA ligase LigA, producing the protein MVNETQTPPAPDPRDAAERHAQLSVEIAEHQRRYYQDDAPTVSDAEYDVLFQELLDLEATYPDLVTDASPTQRVGGSVSSTFEPVEHLQRMYSLDNAFSDAEMQAWAARVERTVGEGARYLCELKIDGLAVDLVYEKGVLVRGATRGDGRVGEDITSNVRTVKNVPHRLSGDQIPELLEVRGEVYFPVADFTKLNEQLVELGKAPYANPRNTAAGSLRQKDAKETAKRGLMLIVHGIGASQGASWSSQSEAYELLAGLGLPTSPRYRVVDDLDEVREFIGYYGDHRHDVEHEIDGVVVKVDSLGMQRELGSTSRAPRWAIAYKYPPEEVHTKLLDIRVNVGRTGRVTPYGVMEPVKVAGSTVEMATLHNAHEVKRKGVLIGDTVVLRKAGDVIPEILSPVVALRDGSEREFIMPTRCPECGTDLREMKEGDADIRCPNARTCPAQLRERLAYLGSRGGFDIDALGEKAASALVESPGFTDEGDVFSLTAESLADIPFFTKKDGTPNAAGHTLLGALDHAKSQPVWRVLVSLSIRHVGPTAAQALATHFRSVPAVFDAPVEQLAEVEGVGSIIAESVKAWWEVDWHRAIVQKWQDAGVRMADDAPEASDLPQHLDGRSIVVTGTLSGFTRDEAQEAITSRGGKAASSVSKKTSYVVVGDSPGSKAKKAEDLGVPILDEEGFRILLEHGPQDAEG; encoded by the coding sequence GTGGTGAACGAGACACAGACCCCGCCGGCCCCGGATCCGCGTGATGCGGCCGAGCGACACGCGCAGCTGAGCGTAGAGATCGCCGAGCACCAGCGGCGTTACTACCAGGACGACGCGCCCACGGTGAGTGATGCCGAGTACGACGTGCTGTTCCAGGAGCTGCTCGACCTCGAGGCCACCTATCCCGACCTGGTCACCGACGCCTCGCCCACCCAGCGAGTCGGCGGGTCGGTCAGCTCGACCTTTGAGCCGGTCGAGCACCTGCAGCGCATGTACTCCCTCGACAACGCCTTCAGCGACGCCGAGATGCAGGCTTGGGCCGCGCGCGTCGAGCGGACCGTCGGGGAGGGTGCGCGCTATCTGTGCGAGCTGAAGATCGACGGCCTGGCCGTGGACCTCGTGTACGAGAAGGGCGTGCTGGTGCGCGGCGCCACCCGCGGCGATGGTCGCGTCGGCGAGGACATCACCAGCAACGTCCGCACCGTGAAGAACGTCCCGCACCGGCTCTCCGGCGACCAGATCCCCGAGCTGCTGGAGGTCCGGGGCGAGGTCTACTTCCCGGTTGCGGACTTCACCAAGCTCAACGAGCAGCTCGTCGAGCTCGGCAAGGCCCCGTACGCGAACCCGCGCAACACCGCTGCCGGGTCGCTGCGCCAGAAGGACGCCAAGGAGACCGCCAAGCGCGGCCTGATGCTGATCGTGCACGGCATCGGGGCATCGCAGGGAGCCAGCTGGAGCTCGCAGTCCGAGGCGTACGAGCTGCTGGCCGGCCTGGGCCTGCCGACCTCACCGCGCTACAGGGTCGTCGATGACCTGGACGAGGTGCGCGAGTTCATCGGGTACTACGGCGACCACCGCCACGACGTCGAGCACGAGATCGATGGTGTCGTGGTCAAGGTCGACAGCCTCGGCATGCAGCGGGAACTGGGATCGACCAGCCGCGCCCCGCGCTGGGCGATCGCCTACAAGTATCCGCCCGAGGAGGTTCACACCAAGCTCCTCGACATCCGGGTCAATGTCGGCCGCACGGGTCGGGTGACGCCGTACGGCGTGATGGAGCCGGTGAAGGTCGCCGGATCGACCGTAGAGATGGCGACGCTGCACAACGCCCACGAAGTCAAGCGCAAGGGCGTGCTGATCGGCGACACCGTCGTCCTCCGCAAGGCCGGTGATGTCATCCCCGAGATCCTCTCGCCGGTCGTCGCACTCCGCGACGGTAGCGAGCGCGAGTTCATCATGCCGACCCGCTGCCCGGAGTGCGGCACCGATCTGCGTGAGATGAAGGAAGGGGATGCCGACATCCGGTGCCCCAACGCCCGCACCTGCCCGGCGCAGCTCCGAGAACGGCTGGCCTACCTGGGATCGCGGGGCGGCTTCGACATCGACGCACTGGGGGAGAAGGCAGCGAGCGCGCTCGTCGAGTCACCGGGCTTCACCGATGAGGGCGATGTGTTCAGCCTGACCGCAGAGTCGTTGGCCGACATCCCGTTCTTCACCAAGAAGGACGGCACCCCGAACGCCGCCGGTCACACCCTGCTCGGCGCGCTGGACCACGCTAAGTCGCAGCCGGTGTGGCGGGTGCTCGTGTCGCTGTCGATCCGGCACGTCGGACCGACGGCCGCGCAGGCCCTGGCCACGCACTTCCGGTCGGTGCCGGCCGTCTTCGACGCCCCGGTCGAGCAGCTCGCCGAGGTCGAAGGCGTCGGGTCGATCATCGCCGAGTCCGTCAAGGCGTGGTGGGAGGTCGACTGGCACCGCGCGATCGTGCAGAAGTGGCAGGACGCCGGCGTCCGCATGGCGGACGACGCACCGGAGGCCAGCGACCTCCCACAGCACCTCGACGGCAGGTCGATCGTCGTCACCGGCACGCTCAGCGGCTTCACCCGCGACGAGGCGCAGGAGGCGATCACCAGCCGCGGTGGCAAGGCCGCGAGCTCGGTCAGCAAGAAGACCTCGTACGTCGTCGTCGGCGACTCCCCGGGAAGCAAGGCCAAGAAGGCCGAGGATCTCGGCGTGCCCATCCTCGATGAGGAAGGCTTCCGCATCCTGCTGGAGCACGGCCCCCAGGACGCCGAGGGCTAG
- a CDS encoding HNH endonuclease signature motif containing protein, translating to MDDRPTDPPVDAATEPDWAIAAAASPGDAERLWLASDSARELDRDLDEAFAHLQRGYELLLGIGEEGDLAALGPDRLITMAQRLEAHRTRLIMVDSYVIEAAREDRLQDHVCASSIPLALCQTLHISSGEANARAKRAEQLLPQNAFSSGTTPPRLPLLADTVRQGGSVSTGQVDVICKAMTRVAQNPDLDPHNLELAERLLVHQAAGLTHKELETAAEKVEEVINPDGTLPSDEVATARRGVMIGPEGRDGTHKISGALTREGKALFDAAIGPFAAPHPADANGPDDRTAAQRTHDGLQDACQRLLELAGAPASGGTAATVHITIDLDRLIEAIARLRDDPSGRTTAQQAAGRIAGGGQLTINEILRRARDAALIPVWISAVHGIVAYGRDRRTASPAQTHALIARDGGCSFPGCQAPPDHCQRHHVIAWWSGGHTDLDNLTLVCGYHHREFERRGWAVDIINGIPVWTPPAWLDPEQKPQINARIKIPCQNEITHLAETVRHAREQRARGGGRDPGDPADPHGLLGGLLDPGEDIDELIQLIAAHIPAEHRDAFYRDAADLITTHLPAVVTRG from the coding sequence GTGGACGACCGGCCAACCGACCCTCCGGTGGACGCCGCGACGGAGCCGGATTGGGCGATCGCTGCTGCCGCGTCGCCGGGTGATGCGGAGCGGTTGTGGTTGGCGAGTGATTCTGCTCGGGAGCTGGACCGCGATCTGGATGAGGCGTTCGCGCATCTGCAGCGTGGGTATGAACTGTTGCTGGGGATCGGGGAAGAGGGCGATCTGGCCGCGTTGGGCCCGGACCGCCTGATCACGATGGCGCAGCGGTTGGAGGCGCACCGCACGCGGCTGATCATGGTCGATTCGTACGTGATCGAGGCGGCGAGGGAGGATCGGTTGCAGGATCACGTGTGCGCCAGCAGCATCCCCCTCGCGCTGTGTCAGACGCTGCACATCTCCAGTGGTGAGGCGAACGCGCGCGCGAAACGCGCCGAGCAGTTGTTGCCGCAGAACGCCTTCAGCAGCGGCACCACCCCACCGCGCCTGCCGCTGCTGGCCGACACGGTCCGCCAGGGTGGCTCGGTGAGCACCGGTCAGGTGGATGTGATCTGCAAGGCCATGACGCGAGTGGCGCAGAACCCCGACCTCGACCCGCACAACCTCGAGCTGGCCGAGCGGCTGCTGGTCCACCAGGCCGCCGGGCTCACGCACAAGGAACTGGAGACCGCGGCGGAGAAGGTCGAGGAGGTCATCAACCCCGACGGCACCCTGCCCAGTGACGAGGTCGCCACGGCGCGGCGCGGGGTGATGATCGGCCCCGAAGGCCGCGACGGCACCCACAAGATCTCCGGCGCCCTGACCCGCGAGGGCAAGGCCCTGTTCGATGCCGCGATCGGGCCATTCGCCGCACCCCACCCCGCCGACGCCAACGGCCCGGATGACCGCACCGCCGCCCAGCGCACCCACGACGGCCTACAAGACGCCTGCCAACGCCTCCTCGAGCTCGCCGGCGCGCCGGCGTCCGGAGGGACCGCGGCCACGGTGCACATCACCATCGACCTCGACCGGCTCATCGAAGCCATCGCGCGGCTACGCGACGACCCCTCCGGCCGCACGACCGCGCAGCAGGCCGCCGGCCGCATCGCCGGCGGCGGGCAGCTCACCATCAACGAGATCCTGCGCCGGGCGCGGGACGCGGCCCTGATCCCGGTGTGGATCAGCGCCGTCCACGGGATCGTGGCCTACGGCCGCGACCGCCGCACCGCCTCCCCCGCCCAGACCCACGCGCTCATCGCCCGGGACGGCGGGTGCAGCTTCCCCGGCTGCCAAGCCCCACCCGACCACTGCCAGCGCCACCACGTGATCGCGTGGTGGTCCGGCGGGCACACCGACCTGGACAACCTCACCCTGGTGTGCGGGTATCACCACCGCGAATTCGAACGCCGCGGCTGGGCCGTGGACATCATCAACGGCATCCCCGTCTGGACCCCACCGGCGTGGCTCGACCCCGAGCAGAAACCGCAGATCAACGCCCGGATCAAGATCCCCTGCCAAAACGAGATCACCCACCTCGCCGAGACCGTCAGGCACGCTCGAGAACAACGAGCTCGCGGCGGAGGCAGAGATCCCGGAGACCCCGCAGACCCTCACGGGCTGCTCGGCGGGCTGCTCGACCCCGGCGAGGACATCGACGAGCTCATCCAGCTCATCGCCGCACACATCCCCGCCGAACACCGCGACGCCTTCTACCGCGACGCCGCCGACCTCATCACCACCCACCTCCCCGCAGTCGTCACCCGCGGCTGA